A single genomic interval of Bradyrhizobium japonicum USDA 6 harbors:
- a CDS encoding RluA family pseudouridine synthase, whose amino-acid sequence MLDVPELTADEILARVLHRDGLMLVIDKPAGLPVHRGPKGGANLETSFDALRFGLPRPPVLAHRLDKDTSGCLVLGRHRKATASLGLLFKHGKIGKTYWTVVEGGPAEDEGTVDMPLGRLNAERGWWQKPDPEGQKAITNWKVMGRGDGLTWLAMEPVTGRTHQLRVHSAATGWPIFGDNIYGNGPRFGEPRLHLHSREIVVPISRNKEPIRVVAPAPPHMHEKLRACGWNGE is encoded by the coding sequence TTGCTCGATGTTCCCGAATTGACCGCCGACGAGATCCTGGCGCGCGTGCTCCATCGCGACGGGCTGATGCTGGTCATCGACAAGCCCGCCGGCCTGCCGGTGCACCGCGGCCCCAAGGGCGGGGCCAATCTGGAAACGTCGTTCGATGCACTTCGTTTCGGCCTGCCGCGGCCGCCGGTGCTGGCCCACCGGCTGGACAAGGACACCTCCGGTTGCCTCGTGCTCGGCCGCCATCGCAAGGCGACGGCCTCGCTCGGCCTGTTGTTCAAGCACGGCAAGATCGGCAAGACCTACTGGACCGTAGTCGAGGGCGGCCCTGCCGAAGACGAAGGCACCGTCGACATGCCGCTCGGCCGGCTCAATGCCGAGCGGGGTTGGTGGCAGAAACCCGATCCCGAGGGCCAGAAGGCGATCACGAACTGGAAGGTGATGGGCCGGGGCGACGGGCTGACTTGGCTCGCCATGGAACCGGTGACCGGCCGAACCCATCAATTGCGGGTGCATTCGGCCGCGACCGGCTGGCCGATTTTCGGCGATAACATTTACGGCAACGGCCCGCGCTTCGGCGAGCCGCGGCTGCACCTGCATTCCCGCGAGATCGTGGTGCCGATCTCCCGGAACAAGGAGCCGATCCGCGTGGTCGCGCCGGCCCCGCCTCACATGCACGAGAAGCTCCGCGCCTGCGGGTGGAACGGGGAATAG